The Lycium ferocissimum isolate CSIRO_LF1 unplaced genomic scaffold, AGI_CSIRO_Lferr_CH_V1 ctg7433, whole genome shotgun sequence nucleotide sequence acactatgtaccggtagatatcataggccgactaagattagtatcatgcatataatcacaaaatgaataaaatagacagattgGCACAACAACGCATAACCTCAAGAAACTATCAATAGAAATCATCCAACATAAATATCAGCCAGCACAGGGATAAGATAAATCTGCACAAGTAGAAATCAATAAGAGTAACTCAACCCATGTAATCACATAACACAATCGTAAATTACAATTTATCTCAACTCTGACACATATCCGTACACACGTGCTAAATGGTAGTGTTTGACCCATTAGCCATGatctgcaggggacccatgacGTCCATGTACCGCCTCTCCGAAATcttacctcggatcacgagcctttAACTTAGGCCACATCTTTAcgccctgtcaaatgtgccttttcatatttataatattttcttcatcacAATATATTTCTGGTCCACAAACAAACAAGTAATGgaaacaatcaataaatcaatatcagggaacacaagtcaccatgtcacatatcatatcaagactcaacaatcaataacatgaataaggggattctccaagtcaacaagaagagtatttatgaactccttctttatcatttcatatcagtTCATCACacaattaatcaatcaatatcaagTTGTAGGAAGTATCAACCAGACTTTATGTCTGAATCCCTAGtcatgcttctcctatcaatttcataacacatacaatcaactaattaaagtctaactcaagtagaccgtaacctacctcaaagcagaacTGGAACAATGTAATCACTCCGCGATTGCTTTcccctttcgcaaagcttctgaacgttcaaagtctagaaatataaaGCCACATGAGTATTCAATCATCTACACCAATAATAAAACAATTTGGGTAAaagaacccaactacttctacccttttcaaatggaTGTGTTACGATTCACTTTTACTCGGGTGCATAAAAcctactacgaggttgttggtactctaattggattttagtattttagagtcgccacctaatttattaagggaaattaggaaaaccggatttaaagagtttttttcaagcaagagaaattctttttggaccaaagtttgaggtaagggttctggtgatcccctagggaagattttacgcaccctagtattaaagaaccgtagaatacggttgacctacaagcttcaatgtgtaattttgtaattatttgcttaaaattgTTTAAGTTTCCACAAAAGTGTCATTCCATTCATAtcattaattcaagaaaaattttggcaaaaagtccgcttataaaaaggggtttttgggtttaaaaatcagcgtaagtgttcaactcactttattgccggactaggacacacccgggatttctcccgagtaaagtcactactattttagtcctaataaaatgagtttatTCTTACGGGTTTTATTATACGTATATACGAAAGTATGGAATATATCTctgatttttatacatatatataagaaaaaacaCAAGTTTATTTACTTGAATCCAATTCCTTTTATTTTGAAGCTCATAATATCAACCCGCGTTCTAAGCCCAAATTCGACTTAACCTCAAATTCAGTCCAATAAGCTGTTTCATTTTGCATGTTTTCAGTCCGTCCAAGTTAtgggcttccaggcccaaaAGGTCTTTGTCCCTCCAGTCCACATCCAGTCTCAGAATTTCCCAAGTTCAAAGAATCAATTTGCCGTTATCTGGGTTCAAAATCTGTTCTTCAAAGTTCTGAAAATACCCAAGTTGATATCTTGTTATTTAATACTTAGCCCAATTTTAAGAAAAGTTAGGTCCTATCATTTACAGTTACAAAAACAAATTAGAAGTAGCTCAGATTTTAAAAGACTTCATCCAGCAGTTTACTAGTACAGGCTCAAGGCTCGAAATTATCACTTAATCATTTTTGAAGATCATTTGAACTTGTCATTAACCCAGCCTCAAATTTAACCGTATTAAGTTGTTTCaaatcatttaattatttttaggaaaaaaggaaagattgagtttaaaatattttgaggCGACTTTCCTAAGTTACGATGCGTTTCCCAAGTCCTAACATTCATATGGGTTTCAATAATGATAAAGCATTCTTTTACAAATACAATTTTTCACATATATGAAACAATAAAGAGAAGGGTTTAGGctagtgggcctacctaagcccatcagttactattttcacccatagttgggccttcacatccacccatgactgggccttcaagGTAATACTAGCTTCCCTTGCCACGGACTCAATGAAGAAAGAGTTGTTGGGCTTCTTTCTTTTGTGCAGCCTTGTATCGAGAATGAACTTGGAGATTCCTTTGCTCCTCAAATCCcaaaaactcagccacaaaaCCCAGAAAACAACATAAaacaaactttaaaattttacgTAACTCAAAAAAgttaaaggtctcaaatatTTTCAAAACCCTAAGTATTTCGAGTTCTATGTGTATATTAAATTTTCAGTATgctcaaaatttttttgaaatgtggagaatggggttctttatatagaacccccaaATTCTCAAACCCTAGCCTTGAATCGATATGGGAGTTTTGCAATTTTCACAACTGCATCTCTTAATACCACATCCAACGACTAGGAAACAAGCACAAAAGAAAATCTACGACCAAATTTGACCCAATTGAAGTCCATCCAAGTGGTTCCTTTATGGACCAATGGAAATCGTGgattcaaatcacaatacaacaaaacaattaagaaattacaGTGTATGACCGTTGAAAATGCaggaaaagcatagaaagaggGGCAACCTCACCTCTTTGGTGCTTCAAAGGCAACATTTAGGAAGAGAGAGGCCAGAATAGACGAACAAAGTCTGAATAAAGCATGTTACACTGTCCCGATGCCAGTTCTGGCAAAAACCACGAAGAAAAATAGAGTGGTACACCCTGGCGGCTAGGATTTTGACGAAAAGGGAAAGGGTCATTTTGTTTTTGtggaaagggaaaagaaaaatggtGTATTACCCCTTTTAGGTGCTGACTTGGGCCGGGTCCGGTCCTTTTGGGCCTGGACTCGGCCGATTTAAAAGAAATGGGGAATGGGCCAAATCCAAATAACTCATATATACGTGATATACAagcgtatatgtatatacgggtgtatatccgtgtatatacgtatatgggAGGGGCAAATATGCAATCTTTAGCAAATAGCCAAAATTAACGCAATGTCCATTAATTGGacatttcaattgtagccatttTTACTCTAACTGACCAAATTACAGCTAATCTTTGCAGAAGTGACCCTGACTGACTTAAGTACAAACTcaattatttcaattaaggccctATTATGTCCAATTAAATGATTGAAAACTAATTTTGCAATAATAACCTCAAATGACTTAATCCATGGAAATAGGCTATTTCAATCGAGGTCAgatttgcaataatgaccttaattgattTAGACCAATGAATTTGGCCATTTTCAATTAAAGCCAGAATTAAACTAAACAATTGATAATTTCAATTGTAGATGTTattaaccacaattaaacacttaattaattatgattaattccaATAAATTGCAAGAATGCACATTGATAATGAAAAATTGAGAATTGAagggtaaaatgattaattcatttgATTGATCAGATTCCTCGAATTTAAACAGAGTGAAATGCTTGCTAATTGATATTCTGGCAACTTAAACAATTAAATGATAAATTGTTTGAAATTATCTTCTTGATGGAAATTACCAAATACTcccaatttaattataaaaatgtataaatcaatttctaaatgatttataatattatagaaattatcttgccaaatgaaatggcaaaatgttAGCtaaaaaattttataaaatcatttgacTTATAGCAAAAAATACACATTTCACTCCATTTGACTTCCAAGGATTCTGgacaattaaaataaattatgggaggtcaaaaattaggtttCAATGGGGTGGACTATTACTAAGCGTGAATTCACCATAATATCAACCCCAATAATCATATTCTATtcattcatgggttttctaatcattCTAACCTTTTTACAAGCAGTGTTTATGCCAAAGttatcatctttatgaaaccctaggtCTCATTCAACAAGTTCCACCATTAATAAACAagttctcatcctaggaagtgaAAATCTATCCTTCTAGATGATTAAACAGCGATAAATTCAACCACCCATTCATTAATCAAGGGCTTCTTAAGTTCTAGGATTTTAGCCCTTCCATTCACCATTAATGGACCTTTAACTACTCATGGAATCTATCATGATGATGGAATTAGCAAAGTCAAGGGTTAAGACTTACCTTCCAAGCGCactttagccctagccttaaATTTTCGCCTCAGCGGTTCTTGGAAACAGTTTTGGtgtatgtggggaatgggtttggaataaagaatataaaacacgAATTCTGCCTCCCGtcaaccgctgcagcggtcaaaGCCTCGCTGCAACAGTCTCGCCGTAGCGGAAAAGCtcccgctatggcggacctcattaaagACCCGCTCCCACGGCGGCAACCCCCACCCCGCTACGACAGACCCGCTGTAGCGGTCCCTTACCCGCTGCAGTAGTCAATTTTGACCAGTAGCCTTGGTTTTTGCACcagttttcacccaaaaatccctACACCAATCCAAGGTCCTACagacacaaacaaaacatgtacAGACACATAAAATCACGCTACAGACTCACCCGCAACCTCAAAATTTCCATCGAAGGTCTAGTTTTCTCAgtcacccccccccccataaTGACCTAGCGGGCCGTTacttcagataccaattaaataattgttCGTCCCCAAACGGACAAAAGAAGGAACAAGGGGAAGGTACCTGACTCagtgaaaagctggggataaTTCTTTCGCATATCGGATTctgtctcccaagtagcttcctcaacgggacggttcttccactgaaccttcacAGACACTATTTCTTTCGACCACAACTTACGAACCACTCTATCTAATAatgcaataggctcctcctcataggacaaattgtcacgacccaaccggagggccgcgacgagcacccggtgctatcccacccgggcaccccttaacatactttcacatcacatctaggtgagccacatagctaaatcattcttttcattcatcatcattctaatctcattgggcaacaacacatctatatcatcattaaaatctatgcccatataaatgtacataagccgacaaggctatcgaaATAATATCctaaaatataggccgacaaggccaaacatacctaaccatatacacgtgtctacaagcctctaagaagaatacgtcatatcataacatatgggcgggacaggaccccgccgtgcccatgaatatgtacacaaaagaatctataccaaaagttgcagctccgaatgaaatggagctccgctatgtagtccctgagaaatgtAGCTATGAATTGAGTCTCTCTCTCCTCGGCCACCGCGGGCATGACACaaagcgtccacaaacaaaggaCGTCggcacgaagaatgtaccgagtatgtaagcacgatcaatatcaatatgaaagcataataaacaacatatgagatagcataagatgggagataatagcatcatcatcatagcacttacttgcttttcatagggatattccatttctattgcgtatccgtgtacatatatccatatccgtactcatttacctttcgtatccattttcgtattcgtattcatatttccattcatactcatgttcatatcatatacattgcatatacatagcctttacttggcatttacatatacttagcatattcgtactcatattgatgtcatatacatagcatttatatagcatacccgaccatgaaggttcggtgtttcacatacctggccctaccaaggctcagtgttatccgtacccaactgcagtggtgcgcgcgcatcgtcatatgtagatatatttataatatatatatatatatatatatatatatatatatatatatatatatatatatatatatatatatacatattcactatattctacccggccatataagctcggggttcacattagtcactcatgggcacatatacaaaGCTCATAATTATCTTTAGCCATTTTATTATCGTCATTCatcacatctatccttaaaggattactcgtcgtataaggaacttagtacaatcgtatcgtataatatcgaggatcataagcttagtagcttctagagatcggatcattagagaatatcgtaggctcatagaaggatagatatttagccaaagaatcatgccttatgaaagaagggttagccttacatacctttccgttcaactattctatcacttgcccGTGCTTCTTcaacgctcacgtttctaccttcattaaagtgcatactaacattagagaatcgatagcttagcattcatgactaaagctagggaaaattggacagcatctcctttatttatatgacttcctccatattatatatcaactcccaaacatcaataacaatattcacaatGTCATCACAATAgactttattcaactacattatccttacttctcaattcacttcaattcatccatattcatggtcatatcacacaattttgTTCATTCGTATGCAAAGTCTATttcatgttctcaatatcatttatagcatgattataatcataatgtatcaacaatcatgactcaatccaaacattttctcgatagtgacactattcccacattcatgacccatttctatatccttttgtaatccaagtgtttcaactttcaaatactttaaataacatggatatgtcataaaacttaccttagatggtgtaggattgaaccttgggtgcaaatacctcacttgagcaaaaccctagtttttccttcacttggattccttgtttttgatgaactttaatgggttttcttactttggattcacttggtttgatgataagatcctttgatttctcttggattcttgttcatgaaatttatgtgatgtattagagactttagagagaagtggggaagtgttggaatgaaataatgaagttgggatcacatttaaagacttggaatatTTCAGCCCGttgggagttccacggactcttccacggtcTGTGGACCATTTTGCTGTCTgtggttctggtcgtggttcaccaccagccagccaccatctctgttgacagttccacggacccttccacgatCCGTACAaggtttcacggtccgtggaagtggccgtgaaacccacagcttctccgaagttgttcccgtcgtctcgttcgatctccaatccttatggaaccttcttaacacttgtttatcacttcattaacaatctaaggggagttataactctttccccaaaatatcattaagttgttatcaacttgctactcataattctcgtccgatacttatcgtataccttgccttctcttggcaactttctcgtctaacatcgaatgtctttgaaatcttatttagaatcatcaaatgctatttcttacttatggaaataccatactcttcgtgctcttcgttagtctattcactgtgcttcaacgaaaaaattttcgaggtgtaacacaaatTCTCATCCAACAAGACAGAATCCCAACGGATGATAAACGAACCATCACCGTGATATctcttcaacatagagacatggaacactggatggACACCTGACACTGggggcaaagccaactcataggctacatcCCCACACgattgagaatctcaaacggaccaatgaatctgggactaagcttacctttcttcccaaatctcatcacacccttcatgggtgagaccttcaataaTACCTGTTCtccaaccatgaactcaagatctcgaGCCTTTCGATCTgcctactctgagctgccaagAGCTTTTCTTGTATCACCTTGATTTTATCTAGTGACTTCCTCAAAAGATCTGTAGCCCATGGCCTTacctcaaaaaaataaaatcatccaataggagacctacatcttctcccataaagagcctcaaacggggctatatcaatactcgagtgataactgttgttataagcaaactccgccaatggtaagaactgaACCCAATGGCCACCAAAGTCAATGACACAAGCTCGGAGCATATCCTCTAGGACCTGAATAGTCTGCTCAGACTAAACatctgtctgagggtggaaagctTTACTAAGGTCCAATCTGGTACCCAATTCCAAAtgcaaattcttcaaaaatcgaGATGTGAACGTCATGCCTATATTggatatgatggaaataggaaaCCCCATGTAGACAAATAATCTCACGAATATAAATCTGGGCCAACTTCTGAGCGGTATGGGTAATCTGAACGGGTATGAAGTGGGCAGACTtggtcaatctatcaacaatgacccaaatcaaatcaaatttgcACAAGGACTTCAGAAGACCAACCACAAAATCCATCGCTATCCTCTCCTACTTCCACTCTAGAATGGGCATTCTCTGAAGTGTACCCCCGGGTCTCTGGTGCTTTTACTTCACCTACTGGCAATTTAAACATTGTGCAGCGAACTCAATAATATCGcgcttcatcctagcccaccagtAGTGTTgcctcaagtcacggtacatcttggtagcaccaggataaagggaatatctagaactgtgagCCTCCGCTAAAATTGTCTTAATCAGATCATCAACACAGGGAACACAAACATGCCCCTTGATTCTGAAGATACCCTCATCATCAATCGTGACCTCCCTGGCCTCACCACGAAGGACTTTATCGCGAATCTTACTCAAACTCGCATCCTCAAACTGTCTGGCCTTAATCTTCTCCAGAAACGATGATctagcctcaacacaagccaacaccctgCCTGAATTAGACACCTCATGCCTCatgaaactgttagccagagtctgaacctccttAGCCAACGGATGCTCTGACGCAATCAAACGAGCCAAACTCCCCATACTAGCTGATTTCCTGCTCAAGGCATCTGCCACCACATTGGCCttgccaggatgatacaagatggTAATGTCGTAATCCTTCAGCAattccatccatctccgctaCCTAAAATTAAGGTCCCTCTGAGTAAACACATGTTGAAGACTGCGATGATCAGTAAATATCTCGCAACAGGCACCATAGaggtagtgcctccaaatcttcaacgcgaacaccaccgctgccaactccaaatcatgagtaggatagttttTCTCATGAACCTTCAGCTGCCTGGAGGCATAGGCAATCACCTTATTTTCTTGCATCAAAACATCACCTAAACCAGAacgagaagcatcacaataaactacaaagtccttgccctccacgggcaaAGATAGAATAGGAGCTGTAGTCAATAAAATCTTGAgtttttggaagctctcctcacagTCATCGGACCGCCGAAAAGGTACCTCTTTCTAAGTCAACCGTGTCAAATGGGAAGCAAACCCCTTCTCGAACCGACGGTAGTAACTAGCCAACCCCATAAAATTGCGGATCTCTGTCACGGACATGGGCATAGCCCAATCCCTCACTGCCTCAATTTTTTTCGGATCCACCATAATCCCTTCCTTCAAAACCACATGTCCCAAGAAGACACTGAcataagccaaaactcacacttagagaacttggcaAACAACTCTCTGTCTCTCAGCAACCCAAGAACAACCCTCAAGtgtttttcatgatctttccgACTCTTGGAATAAAAtaggatgtcatcaatgaattATCACAAAAGAGTCCAAGTATGGtttaaagatgccattcattaAATCTATAAaagcagctggggcattagtaagcccgaaagacataactagaaactcataatgcctaTACCTAGTCCGAAAAGCAGTCTTAGGAATATCGTCTGCTCGAATTTTCAACTGATGATacccgacctcaagtcaatttttgaaaacacAGAAGCCCCTGTAGCgggtcaaacaaatcaaaaataCGAGAGATGGGGTATTTATTTCGGATGGTGCCTTTATTTAACTAGCGGTAATCAATGCAAATCCGTATAGTCCcgtctttctttttcacaaatagaaCAGGAGCGCCTCATGGAGAGACACTCGGACTGATGAAACCCTTAGTAAGAAGATTCTGAAGTTGTTCTTTTAATTGCCTTACCTCTgctggtgccatccgatatagCGAAATAGAAATAGGGCTAGTCCCTGGCCCTAAATCAATAcaaaaatcaatgtcacgatccGGTGGCATGCCTGGCAAGTCCGCGGGAAATACCTCCGCAAACTCACATACCACAGGAACTGACTCAAGAGATGGACCGTCAACACTGGTATCACgaatatgtgccaaataagccaaacaccccctgtcaactagCTTCTTTGCACGaataaaggaaattattttctttggggagggactaaggttacccttccactcaagtctaggcaccccgggcatagctaaggtgactgtcttggcatgacagtcgtAATTGTATGGTAAGGAGCTAGCCAACTCATATCCaggatgacatcaaaatctactatGTCTAAAATTACTAAGTCAACCCAGGTGCCATATCCCATAAGTGTAACAGTACAAGATCGAAAAACTCTATCTACAACCACAGAATCTACAACTGGAGtagatatatgtataggggCATCAAGTAAATCACAAACCATATCAAGACCCAcagagaaatatgtagacacatagAAAAAAATGAACCCGGGTTAAACAATACAGAAGCCATCCTGTGACAGACTAAGATATTACCTGTAATAACTGCATCAGAGCCCTCAGCCTCTATCCTGCAAGGAAAGGCATAAAAATGAACCCGTTCGCCAATAGCCTGTGAACCATTGCGATCAACCTGCCCTGTCTGAGCTCCGCCCCTGCCGGACTGATTACCACCTCTACCAGACTGAAACCTGCCTCGGTTAGGCTGGGGGCCACCTTCACCAGCTGTGTGACCGCCACACCCAGATTGAGCACGGTTCCCACCATAAGATCCTCTCCTTCTACCTGATGCTGGGGCTCGGGAAGCCTGAAATTGAGTATCCTGACCACCTTGCCTAACTCTGGGACTATTCCTCTTGAAATGCCCTATATCACCACACTCAAAACATCCACTGTCTAGCATCGAACGCTGAACATAAACGGACAAAATCGAGTAACCACCATAATTTGGGGCTTTGGTCTGCGAACCCTCTGGCTGACTGGAATAGTGCTGACTGACCCCTGATAGGCCTCCAGCTGAAACTTGCATAGTTTACTGAATAGGGCATCCCGTATAAAACTGGGAACTCTGGCCCTTAGCGAAAGAGCCACTATAACCACTACCTTTTTGGGGCTTCTTCTCCGCATGGTTATGGTAGCCGTCTGGACGAACTCCCTCGACAGTCCTAACACGATCCAACACTTCCTAAAAGGAAGCACCTATCGCTGCAAGCTAAAGAGTTGACAACTGAAGGGCAGTGTGAAACTCTTTCACAAATCTCCTAACCCTCTCCTCCTCAGTAGGCACAAGCTGGAGGGAATAGTGAGATAATGAATTAAATCGAGCCTCACAAGCAACCACAGACAAATTACCCTACTCAATATTGCTAAACTCATCACGCCtgctatcacgacccaaccggagggccatgacgggcactcgaaGCTAatctaccgagcacctctggaCATACATGTCAT carries:
- the LOC132045640 gene encoding uncharacterized protein LOC132045640, encoding MQVSAGGLSGVSQHYSSQPEGSQTKAPNYGGYSILSVYVQRSMLDSGCFECGDIGHFKRNSPRVRQGGQDTQFQASRAPASGRRRGSYGGNRAQSGCGGHTAGEGGPQPNRGRFQSGRGGNQSGRGGAQTGQVDRNGSQAIGERVHFYAFPCRIEAEGSDAVITGDVLMQENKVIAYASRQLKVAEMDGIAEGLRHYHLVSSWQGQCGGRCLEQEIS